The DNA sequence GGCGTAACCGCCATCCCCGAGAAGCTTCAACTCGTTCTGATCCACCACCCGATTGTTCGCCGTCCACAGTCGCCCATTGGGCGGATCAATGACATGCGGGTACTCGGAGGGATCGAGCCAGCCGGACCAGCCGCGCTGACCCTCCGCCCAGGAAGACGGCAGGCGTCCGTCATGGCCAAAGCGGCGTGGAAACGGTCCGGCAAGAGTCCAGGCGATGCGCCCATCGGCGCTGGCCAACAACAGATTTTGAGTGGGAATACCGGCCTGGTGGGCGATATCCAGCGCTGCTTCCAGGGTTTCAGTTTGTTCCAGCGCCATTAGGCGCAGATTAACCGCGCGTGGATCGTGCGCCACCCAGCGCAGTGCGCGTCGCCGGTTGCGGTGATCGCGATCCAGCACCGGCCCCCAGATCGTTTCCAGAATCTCCAGCGTCTCATCCGGCGCATTCCGCACCGCCAAAGTCTCCTGGAAGTGTTCGAAAGATCGCGGTCCGTCCGGGGTTTGGTAATGGTCATCGTCATCGCCCGGCTCCAGCAACACCAGATCGGCCTCGTCGCCTTCGCTATTGGTGTAACCCCAGGCGAGGCGTCCGTTGCTTCCCACGACCATCGCCGGAGCGCCGGGCAGGGTAATCCCGGAGATGCGCCGTTCGCCGCCCTTTGCATCGGGATAAACCCATGTTGCCCGGTACCAAATATTGGGTAACCGCAGTGGGAGATGCATATCGTTAGCCAGCAGTGCGCCGCCGTGTTCGGTCAGATCGCCAGCCACCGCCCAGTTGTTGCTGCCCAACGGCGCATCAGTCTCGGAAGCGGCAGGCGAAAAGCGTAAAGCATAAGACGATGAAAGAGCAGGCGCATGTTGGGTGCTGAAGATGTCCGGACCCGGCGGCGGTAATGCGGCAAAGGGTTCGCCTTGCAAGGGCGCATCCCATCCGCCGCCCACCGGATCGAGAAATTCAGCGAGCGCCGGCGGTAACCGGTCGTGCAACAATCCCCGCGCTGATTCGCGTCGCCATTGCTCGCTTTGCAGGTCCAGATACATGGCGTACACCGCCAGCAGTGTGTCTTCGGGTTGCCAGGACTTAGGCTTAACCCGCAACAATAGATATTCGAAGGGTGATTGGAGGAGGTCCGCCAGACCCGCGTTAACGCCGTCGGCATAGGCGGCGATCAGCGCCTGTTCTTCGGCAGGCAGAGTCGCCAGCGTTTGCCGGGCGCGTTGTCGGAAGCGATGCAAGCGATGAACGCGATCCACCTCCAGCGCCATCGGGCCGAACCATTCCGCCAGTTCGCCAGCCGCCGAGCGTCGTAACAAATCCATCTGGAAAAAGCGCTCCTGAGCGTGCAGGAACCCGGTCGCGCGCGCAACATCCCGCCGATTATTTCCTTGAATCGTGGGAATGCCCAACGCGTCGCGTTCGATGGTCACCGCGGCCTCCAATCCAGGCAATGTCGCGGTTCCTTCCAGGCGCGGCAGGCTACCGCGCAGCAAAATGAGCAGAATGATCACAGCGCCGATCAACAGCGCTAAAAGACCGCCGCCGATCCACAGGATCGGGCGTCGCCAGCGAACCTGGTTAAACATCATTGTCATTGCTTAATCTCAAGCAGTTTGCCCGTGACGCATGGTATGATTCTATCGCTCGCATTAATTGATCATGCGAGGATTATGGTAATAACAATTTTCGAGGAAACCGCTATGGATCATCATGCCCCTGATAACAGTCGCCGTCGTTTCATCAAGCTGACCGCCATCGGCCTGGCTGCCGCGCCATTCGCCAGCACCCTGTTGAGTGGAACCGCCCACGCCGCAGAGATGGTCAGCGAGAGCGATCCCCAAGCGTCGGCGCTGGGCTATGTGGCCGATGCCGCCAAATCTGACAAACGGACGGATACAGCGGCAGCTTGCCATAGTTGTGGCCTGTACACTGGCAAAGAGGGTGAGGAAAGCGGCCCCTGTGCGATTTTCCAGGGCAAGCTGGTCAACGCTAACGGCTGGTGCACCGCCTGGGTGAAGAAAGCAGGCTGAGTGTAACCTGTGTACACCTCTCTCCCCCTGTCAAAGGGGAAGAGGGGACTGAATGCTTACACTTCCGCCAGATTGCCTTTCTCCTCCAACCAGTTCTTGCGATCCCCCGCGCGCTTCTTTGCCAGCAGCATATCCATCAATTTCAGGGTGTCGTCGCCGGTCTCCAGCGTCAACTGCACCAGTCGGCGCGTCGTCGGGTCCATCGTCGTTTCCCGCAATTGCAGGGGATTCATTTCACCCAGTCCTTTGAAACGAGTGACATTGATCTTGCCTTTCTTTTTCTCGGCAGCGATCCGATCGAGAATGCCCTGTTTCTCCGCCTCGTCCAGCGCGTAAAATATGTCCTTGCCGACATCGACGCGAAACAGCGGCGGCATGGCGACATGAACATGTCCGGTCTCCACCAGCGGTCGGAAGTGACGCACGAAAAGCGCGCATAACAGAGTAGCGATATGCAAACCATCGGAATCGGCGTCAGCGAGAATACAAATTTTGCCATAGCGCAACCCAGTTAACGCTTCGGAACCGGGATCGACGCCGATGGCCACCGCGATGTCATGTACTTCCTGCGAGGCCATGACCTCGGCGGAATCGACCTCCCAGGTGTTAAGAATCTTGCCGCGCAAGGGCATCACCGCCTGAAATTCCCGATTACGCGCCTGCTTGGTGGAGCCGCCAGCGGAATCGCCTTCCACCAGAAACAGTTCGGTGCGCGCCAGGTCCTGGGCGGTGCAATCCGCCAGTTTGCCGGGCAGCGCCGGGCCGCTGGTCACCTGTTTCCGCACGACCTTGCGGCTGGCCCGCAAGCGTTTCTGGGCATTCGCCAGCGCAAGTTGAGCAATGCGCTCGCCGGTTTCCGGATGCTGGTTTAGCCACAGGCTCAGCGCGTCCTTGACGACCCCACCGACGAATACCGCACATTCCCGCGACGACAACCGCTCCTTGGTCTGGCCGGAGAATTGCGGGTCCTGCATCTTGACCGAGAGGACATAGCAGCAACCTTCCCAAACATCCTCTGGCGCAATGCGCAACCCGCGCGGCAACAGGTTGCGGAACTCGCAGAACTCCCTGACTGCATCAGTTAGGCCGCCACGCAAGCCATTGACATGCGTCCCACCCAACGGCGTGGGGATCAGATTCACATAACTTTCCGCCACCGGTTCGCCACCCTCCGGCAACCAAGTCAAGGCCCAGTCTACCGCTTCGCGCTCACTGCTAATATGACCGACAAAGGGGGGATCGGGCAGTAGCGCCGTTTTGCCCAGCGCTTCCCGCAGATAGTCGGTCAGACCGTCCTGATAATGCCAGAGAACCTGTTCACCGGTGGCTTCATCATTGAACTTGACCTTCAATCCTGGACACAGCACCGCCTTGGCGCGCAGGACATGCTGCAAGCGCGGTACGGAAAACTTTGGCGAGTCAAAATAGCGCAGATCGGGCCAAAAGCGCACATGGGTTCCGGTGACCCGGCGCGGCGCGAGGCCGATTTCCGTTAGTTCCGACACTTTGTCGCCACCGGCGAAAACCATCTGGTATTCCCTGCCGTTGCGTTTGACCCGGACTTCCAGACGGCTGGATAGGGCATTCACTACCGATACCCCAACCCCGTGCAGACCGCCGGAAAACTGGTAACTGCGATCGGAGAATTTACCGCCGGCATGCAGTCGGGTCAGGATTAATTCGACGCCGGGGATACCCTCTTCCGGGTGAATATCCACCGGCATCCCCCGTCCGTCGTCCTCAACCGCCAGCGAGCCATCGGCGTATAGCGTGACCGTGATCGTCCCGGCATGACCGGCGATGGCTTCATCCACGCTGTTGTCGATGACTTCCTGGGCCAAGTGATTAGGGCGAGTCGTGTCGGTGTACATCCCTGGTCGCTTGCGGACCGGGTCCAGACCACTGAGAACTTCAATCGCGGAGGCGTCATAGGAAGCGTTCATGCAGTACAAGCAGTATTTAGGCAAGGTTAAGAGCTATCGCCCGAAAGCCGGGCGATGCGCATTATACGCAAGATGCTGCGCCATCAAGGAACGCACGAATGTACGGATGAAACAGGTGAGCTGATTTACTGGCGTTTCCGCCATTGCTCATACCAATGGAGCAATGCTTCGGCCGGCAACGGACGAGAAATAAAATAGCCCTGGGCAATCTGGCTGCTGGTGGTGAGGAGAAAAGCCCAGTCCTCCTCATCTTCGACGCCCTCCACTACCACTTCCATATGAAGTTGCTTGGCCATATCGAGACTGGCGGTGAAAATGGCTTTGAGCCGTGCATCTTTGCCGGCGTTGTGGGTGAAGCTGCGGTCGATTTTGAGTTCATCAAAGGGCAAATCACGCAGTTGCGCAAGGGAGGAGTGACCGGTGCCGAAGTCGTCGATGGAGAGGCGAAAGCGCTTTAGGCGGAGTCGGGTCAGCACATGCAATGCCGTCGCCAAATCCTGCATCAGCCGTCCTTCGGTGACCTCCAGGACGATCGCTTGTGGTAGAACGTTGTGGCTCGCTGCCTGCTCAATGACAAAATCGGCGAACGCCATGTCGGTCAAATCTTCCATCGAGACATTGACCGCTACCTGTAGAGCGAAGCCCTCGTCACGCCATAGCTGCGCCTGGCGGATCGACTCCTTTAACACAGCGCGCGTCACGTCGCCGATGATCCCACTGGCCTCGGCCACCGGAATAAACTGGTCGGGGAAGACCAGGCCGTCCTCGGGGTGCTGCCAACGCACGAGCGTTTCCACGCCGATCCATTCGCCCCCCGGCAGCGCTACCTTGGGCTGGTAGTAGTTGACCAGCTCACTGTTGGCGATGGCCGTGCGCAAGGCCGCGGCATCGTAGCTCTTACGGACCACCGTTGCTGCGGTCGGTGTTGAAGGCGCATGTCTTGCTCGGCATCGCCCGAGCAGGTCTGCTAGTCGCTGCGGTAAGGGGGGTTTTTGTACTGAACCGACCACCGACAGATGGACTTCCTGGGCGAGTTTTTCCGTGGCGCGCAACATCATTTCGTCTTCGCCGCTGACCAGGATCAAGCAGCCCGAATATTGGCGTTGCATCAATTGTTCGACGAATTCGATGCCGTCCATGCCTGGCATGTTGATGTCGAGCAGGATGGCGTCCGGTTTCTCAGTCGATTGGTCCAACATGGCCAGCGCGGATTCGCCCGTTTCGTAACAGGAGACATCGTCATACCCAAGTTCTTCCAACATGCTGCTGATCAGGTCGTGCATGAACGTATCGTCGTCGAGCAGCATGATCGAGAACGCAGAGGCGCGGCCGAGGAGGGGTTTGGGCAACCAGTGATCGAGGGCTGCCTGCAAATCAGGCAGCGATACGGGCTTAGCCAGGTAAACGTCCATACCCGCGGCTTGGCAACGCTCGGCCTCACCCTTCAAGACATTGGCCGTCAGCGCCAGGATGGGTGTCCGGCCGGCACCGCGTTTCCCTTCCTCAACCCGGATCGCTTGGGCGAGCTGGTAACCGTCCAGGTGCGGCATGTGCAGGTCGGACAGCACCAGTCCGTAGTCGCCGCTCAGCCATTGGCTGAAGGCTGCCCGTCCGTCCGGGGCGAGGTCGCAGGGGTAGCCCAGCAGGGTGAGCTGCTGCCGGATCACCTCCTGGTTGGTTACGTTGTCCTCGGCCACCAGGATCAGTTGGCCCTGGGCAATAGCCTCCGCGCGACTAAGAATAGTGGCTTGGGGCGGCGGTCGGTCCTGGGCGTCGGCAGCGATGGTCAGGGGCGTCGCGTCGGCGCGGGGAAAGGGCAGGCGGGCGGTAAAGGTGCTGCCGACATCCGGCGTGCTGTCTACCCGAATCTCGCCCCCCATCACCTCGGCCAAGCGCGTGCTGATCACCAGCCCCAGCCCGGTGCCGCCATACTTCCGCGCGGTCGCCGCGTCGGCCTGGGTAAAGGGATGGAACACTCGCTCCAGCGTCGCCGCATCCATGCCAATGCCATTGTCGCGCACCGAGAGTTCGACCCAGACTGGATCACTGGCTTCGCCCACCTGCCGCGCGACCACCTCGACGTCGCCCGCGCGGTCCAGCCCGCTGGAGAATTTGATGGCATTGGTGGTGAAGTTGGTGAGAATCTGCCGGACCCGCAGGGCATCGCCTTCCAGGGCGCGGGGGATGTGCGCATCCACGTCATGGCGCAGCGTCACCCCTTTCTGTCGAGCCTGTCCGGTAAGCATGGCGCAGGTCTTCTCGACCACATCGGCAATGGTGAAGGATTCGATAGAGAGATCCAGCCGGCCGGCTTCGATCTTGGAGAAATCGAGGATGTCGTTAAGGATGCCCAGCTGGGTTTGGGCGGAATCGCGGATGATGCATGTCATCTTGTGCTGCTCGTCCGTCAGGCGCGTGTTGAGCAGCACTTCGCTCATGCCGATCACCCCACTCATCGGCGTGCGAATCTCGTGCGACATGTTGGCCAGGAAGGCGCTCTTGGCTTGGCTCGCCGTGATCGCCGCGTTTTTCAATTCCAGCAATTCATTCTGCGCGTCGCGCAACTCCGCTTCTGCTTTCATGCGCCGGCTGATCTCGCGTGTTAGCGCGATCGTGCGGTTGGCCAGCTTGTCGTACATATCCATGATGGTGCCAATCAGAACGCGAGTGGCTCCAGCCATCTCTTCATTCGCCTGTTCCTTGGCGCGTTCGAACGAAATGCCAGAAGGCAAGGCCAGCACCACCTTGGCCATGCGCTTGTCGGATTCGATGATGTGCAAAGCCAGCCAACGCGTCAGGAATCCGACAATCTCCACGATCACATCATCCAACGGTAACTCGGTTTCTTTCTGCTTGATCTCGAGCACCTTGGCAATGAAATCACTATGGGCGTCTTTATGCCATACCTCCCAGGGATCATTCTGGAAATATTCGTGCCAGATACGTTCCTCAGTCGAGAAATGCACGACCGTATAGTCTTTCAATTCGTCGAAGACTTGATTCAGGGCCGGGGCATCGGCATTGAATGCCAGATAGCTCACCAGAGCATTGAGAAGATCGACGAGACGCTTATGCTGTACGTCGATTTCCTCGATGCCGGTCGCGAAGTTTTCGTTCCAGGGAAAGATTTCCAGTTGGGTCGTGGTCATTTTGGCGCCATTTAGCTCATTGATCCGGGTGGAAGGCATCGATAGTCTTGCTAGCCCTTTCAAAGGCGGAATCAAACACATCCTGTTGAACCTGAAGTGCAGTCAGGTCTCCGGCCTTGCCGGCCTGTTCCAGTTTTTCGCACAAGTCACCCAGTTGCAGGGCGCCGATGGCGCGGGCATTGGATTTGAGACTGTGCGCGATCTGGCTGACGGCGGCGGCATCTCCCTCGGCAACCGCAGCGTGGAGGCGCTCGGCCTGCGCCTGCGCCGTGACCTGGAACTTCTCCAGTAGGCGGCGGTGGATGGCCGATTTGTCCCCCACCATCTGGATCAGAATACCAGGGTCGAACACCGGAAGTTCACCTGCGTCCTCCGTCTCTTCTGTAGCCTCCGCAGAGGCAGGCATCTCAGCCGTCCGGCTCGCTGGACGCGGGTTCGCGGCGGCTGGCAGCCAGTGGATGAGTTGTTCCCGCAGTTGCGACAAGGGTACGGGCTTGGCCAGGTAGCCGTCCATGCCGCTGGCCTGGCAACGCTCAGTTTCGTCCTGGAGCACGTTGGCCGTTAAGGCCAGGATCGGGATGTGGCCGTTCCTCCGCTGGGCCTCTTCCCGGCGGATTGCCTGAGCAAGCTGATAGCCATCCAGGTGCGGCATGTGCAGGTCAGACAGTACCAAGGCGTAGTCGCCGGTCAGCCACTGGCGGAAGGCGGCCCGTCCGTCCGGGGCGAGGTCGCAGGGGTAGCCCAGCAGGGCCAGTTGCTGCTGGATGACCTCCTGATTGGTCGCGTTGTCCTCGGCCACCAGGATCAACCGCCCCTGCACAATGGCTTCCGCGCGATTCAGAACGGTGATTTGAGGTGGCGGTCGGTTCTGGGCATCAGTGGCAGCGGCCAGGGGCGCCTCGTCGGCGCAGGGAAAAGGCAGGCGGGCGGTGAAGGTGCTGCCGGCCCCCGGCGTGCTCTCCACTCGAATCTCGCCACCCATCGCTTCAGCCAGGCGCGCGCTGATCACCAGCCCCAATCCCGTCCCGCCGTACTGGCGCGTGGTCGAGGCGTCGGCCTGGGCGAAGGGATGAAACACCCGCTCCTGCGTCTGCGCATCCATGCCGATGCCGTTGTCGCGCACCGCCAGTTCGATCCAGACCCGGCCCCCTTCTCCGTCGGCTCGCCGCGCGACCACCTCAACGTTCCCCGTGCGGCCCAAACCGCTGGAGAATTTGATGGCGTTGCTGAGGAAGTTGGACAGGATCTGCCGCACCCGCAGGGCATCGCCCTCCAGGGCCGGGGGGATGTGCGCATCCACGGTATGACGCAGCGTCACCCCCTTCAACCGGGCCTGTTCGGCCAGCGTGGCGCAGGTCTTCTCGACCACCTCGGCCAGCGCGAAAGGTTCGATAGAGCACTTGAGCTTGCCGGCCTCGATCTTGGAGAAATCAAGGATGTCGTTGAGGATGCTCAGCTGGGTTTGAGCCGAGTCGTGGATGACCTGGGCCATCTTGCGCTGCTCGTCGGTCAGGCGCGTGTTGAGCAGCACGCCGGTCATGCCGATCACACCGTTCATCGGCGTGCGGATCTCGTGGCTCATGTTGGCCAGAAAAAGGCTCTTGGCCAGATTGGCCGCTTCGGCGGCCTCTTTGGCGTCCACCAGGGCCTGCTCCGCTTCCTTGCGGGTGCTGATGTCGGTTTGGAAGGCAATGAAGCGAGGGCCGGAGCTATCCTTAGCGGCCTGGTAGTAGATCGTCATTTCGACGGGAATCAGATGGCCGTCTTTGGCGCGTTGCGCGGTCTCGAATTGTATATAACTTTGCTGTTTGATCTGTTCCCTGATCTCCCTATAGCATTCGGCCGGAAAGTGGGAATCAATGTCGGAGACCGTTAACTGACACAGTTCCTCGGGGGTATAACCGAGGCACTCAGCGGCATAAGGATTAGAATAGGTGAAACGCCCCGTGGCGAAATCCGCCCATGTGATGCCGATCCCAACCTTGTCCATGGCGTATTGAGTATCCGCGATGTTCTGGTGGACTCGTTTCAGTTCAGCGGTACGAGCTTCCACCAGTTCCTCCAGGTGAGCACGGTGCTGGACCAATTCATCGTGCAATCGTTTTGTTTCCGTGATGTTCTCATAGATTCCAAGTACGCCAATCACCTTATTATTTATGGTCGTCAGGGGAACTTTCGAGGTGCGCAGCCAAATCGTTCGTCCATCTGGTGTGGTTTGGGGTTCTTCGTAGTTGATTTGTGGTATGCCAGAGTCGATGACCTCCTGATCATCGGCGCGATACAGATCGGCCTCGGTTGCCCAACCCATCTGGTAATCGTCCTTGCCAATTAGCTCACTTGGATCGTGTTTTCCGGCATCCCGGGCAAAGGCGGGATTGCAACCCAGATAGCGCAACGTCCGGTCCTTCCAGAATACGCGCATGGGAACATGATCGATGACAGCTTGAAGCAGGTTTCTGGACTCCTGTAGCGCCGCTTCTGCCTGCTTGCGTGCTGTTATGTCGCGGGTCGAGCTGAATAAGAAGACCTGTTCGTCAAGAATCACTGGCATGACACTGAGTTCCACATCAAGCAAGCTGCCATCTTTGCGTCGGTGTATCGTATCAATCTGAAAACGTGTATTTCTTTCAATTATATGTCTCATTAAATTGGCAATTTCATCTTGATTGCGCAGTACTTCCACCTGGGTAAGGTTCATTCCGATCGCTTCATCTCGCTCGTAACCCAGCATGGCACAGAAGGAATCACTGACTTCCGTGATGTCGCCGTCTGTATCCACGATGTGAATACCATCGCTAGCATTGTGCAGGAAAGTTCTATTCTTATCGGCTTCCTGACGCTCAGCTCGCATCGAGGCCTGGCGTTGAGACGCCAACCGGCGAGAAAAGTACAAACCAAGGGTGGTCAACAGGGTCGTCAACCCCAAGAGTAAGGCGGCAATCACCTGTTCTACCTGGTGCGACACCGCTGCGATCGATGTCGAGAACGCGTCCTCGAAGGGAGTAACCTCTTGGTTGATGGAATTCAACGCGTGAATCGCTTTGAACATGTCGGCGCGATTCCAGTCACCCGCAGTGATCTCCTGATACAATCGATGCCCCAGAGAATTAAGTTTAGCGATGTGGACGTCGCCCTCAGCCCAGAAGCGGATTGTCTCCTCTAGAAGCGGTGTTTTCCCAAAGTAGCGATACAAACGGATCATTCCCGGTATGTCTTCAGAGTGATTCCCTCCCTCGACAAACCCTTCGAAAGCGGTCTTCACATCTGGCTCCGCCTTGTCGAGTGCAATACGGGCCTTACGATCCCCCATCGGAATGGCGATGGCTTTAAGAAAATCCTGGTAGTCCGTCTCAGAATAGGAATAGATATAGGCTACAAGCGAAATGTGCGCCTGTTTCTGCCCCTTCGACCACATGCTTTCCCCACCCACGAAGGCTCGCATCGAGGACATGATATCCAGGCTGAATATCATCGAACCTAACAGAATGACGATGATCACCACGAAAGGCCAAACGGTTTGTATCATCAATCGATTAGCGGATTCAGTCTGGTGTCTATTGCGCATAATGTATGGTGCCTAAAAATTATAAATTAATATAATAACTTATATTCTTCGAGGATTCTTGTGGAGCCAACCGACTCAAAGGCGACTCGCAGATCCAATCTTTTGATCTTGAAAGAGGCAGCGCTGACTTGGCGTATTGATCTTGGCCCAGAAGTCCACATTCCACAGAAACCCTCGAAGAACCGTAAATTGAAAATAATAGAAAAATATTCAGGAATAGCTCTAATAATGGAACACTATTTGCTTAATATTCGCAATAGAAGTTCCTTTTTAAGAAGGCCAAACCCATGCGAACCCCTACTCTTCAAAACCTCCTGCTCAGCGGTTGCTGCGGGCTGGCGGCGTCGACGTTCGTCATGGCGGACCCTACCTTACAACCGCTTGACGACATTGAGCGCGCCGCTCACACTTTTTTGACGGCGCAACATCGCGGCCGCGAAGAACCGCCGAATATCCGGTTACAACCGCTTGATCCTCGCCTACGATTGCCCAAATGCCAGGCAGCGCTGGAAGCTTTCCTGCCGAGTGGCGCACGCACCGCTGGCAATACCTCGATCGGTGTGCGCTGTCCTGACGCCAAACCCTGGATTCTCTACCTTAGCGCCAATATCCAGATCCATGACCAAGTGCTGGTCGCTAAGCGCTTCCTGCGCCGGGGAACCATTCTCAGCGCCGCCGACTTTCAATCCGAACGCCGCGAGCTGTCCACGCTGCCCAGCGGTTACGAAACTGACCCCCAACAATTGATCGGTCGGCAACTACAACGCGCATTAATGGCGGGAAAGGTTATTCCACCGCGCTCCGTCAAAATACCGCCAGCGGTCC is a window from the Gammaproteobacteria bacterium genome containing:
- a CDS encoding penicillin acylase family protein; its protein translation is MTMMFNQVRWRRPILWIGGGLLALLIGAVIILLILLRGSLPRLEGTATLPGLEAAVTIERDALGIPTIQGNNRRDVARATGFLHAQERFFQMDLLRRSAAGELAEWFGPMALEVDRVHRLHRFRQRARQTLATLPAEEQALIAAYADGVNAGLADLLQSPFEYLLLRVKPKSWQPEDTLLAVYAMYLDLQSEQWRRESARGLLHDRLPPALAEFLDPVGGGWDAPLQGEPFAALPPPGPDIFSTQHAPALSSSYALRFSPAASETDAPLGSNNWAVAGDLTEHGGALLANDMHLPLRLPNIWYRATWVYPDAKGGERRISGITLPGAPAMVVGSNGRLAWGYTNSEGDEADLVLLEPGDDDDHYQTPDGPRSFEHFQETLAVRNAPDETLEILETIWGPVLDRDHRNRRRALRWVAHDPRAVNLRLMALEQTETLEAALDIAHQAGIPTQNLLLASADGRIAWTLAGPFPRRFGHDGRLPSSWAEGQRGWSGWLDPSEYPHVIDPPNGRLWTANNRVVDQNELKLLGDGGYALGARARQIRDALLAGERFSEADFLALQLDDRARFLERWRKLLLTTLAPEQLRADPRRRELRKFVMDWGDRATVDSVGYRAVRTFRLEVRQRAFAPLIAPCLQADPFFDYGAFRQHEGPLWQLVSRQPQYLLDRRYPDWSALLLEAADATLAALTADGRPLAAHTWGDQNQVHIQHPFSRVLPWLSSWLDLPVQPLPGDLYMPRIQTLTNGASERLVVAPGHEASALLHTPGGQSGHPLSPYYRAGHDAWVKGLPTPLEPGPAQHRLILKP
- the flgA gene encoding flagellar basal body P-ring formation protein FlgA, giving the protein MRTPTLQNLLLSGCCGLAASTFVMADPTLQPLDDIERAAHTFLTAQHRGREEPPNIRLQPLDPRLRLPKCQAALEAFLPSGARTAGNTSIGVRCPDAKPWILYLSANIQIHDQVLVAKRFLRRGTILSAADFQSERRELSTLPSGYETDPQQLIGRQLQRALMAGKVIPPRSVKIPPAVRRGETVTLVAGQSGIEITSSGIALNDARIGERLRVRNERSQRVVEGKVTVNRRVEVGR
- the parE gene encoding DNA topoisomerase IV subunit B codes for the protein MNASYDASAIEVLSGLDPVRKRPGMYTDTTRPNHLAQEVIDNSVDEAIAGHAGTITVTLYADGSLAVEDDGRGMPVDIHPEEGIPGVELILTRLHAGGKFSDRSYQFSGGLHGVGVSVVNALSSRLEVRVKRNGREYQMVFAGGDKVSELTEIGLAPRRVTGTHVRFWPDLRYFDSPKFSVPRLQHVLRAKAVLCPGLKVKFNDEATGEQVLWHYQDGLTDYLREALGKTALLPDPPFVGHISSEREAVDWALTWLPEGGEPVAESYVNLIPTPLGGTHVNGLRGGLTDAVREFCEFRNLLPRGLRIAPEDVWEGCCYVLSVKMQDPQFSGQTKERLSSRECAVFVGGVVKDALSLWLNQHPETGERIAQLALANAQKRLRASRKVVRKQVTSGPALPGKLADCTAQDLARTELFLVEGDSAGGSTKQARNREFQAVMPLRGKILNTWEVDSAEVMASQEVHDIAVAIGVDPGSEALTGLRYGKICILADADSDGLHIATLLCALFVRHFRPLVETGHVHVAMPPLFRVDVGKDIFYALDEAEKQGILDRIAAEKKKGKINVTRFKGLGEMNPLQLRETTMDPTTRRLVQLTLETGDDTLKLMDMLLAKKRAGDRKNWLEEKGNLAEV
- a CDS encoding high-potential iron-sulfur protein → MDHHAPDNSRRRFIKLTAIGLAAAPFASTLLSGTAHAAEMVSESDPQASALGYVADAAKSDKRTDTAAACHSCGLYTGKEGEESGPCAIFQGKLVNANGWCTAWVKKAG
- a CDS encoding bacteriohemerythrin, which gives rise to MPSTRINELNGAKMTTTQLEIFPWNENFATGIEEIDVQHKRLVDLLNALVSYLAFNADAPALNQVFDELKDYTVVHFSTEERIWHEYFQNDPWEVWHKDAHSDFIAKVLEIKQKETELPLDDVIVEIVGFLTRWLALHIIESDKRMAKVVLALPSGISFERAKEQANEEMAGATRVLIGTIMDMYDKLANRTIALTREISRRMKAEAELRDAQNELLELKNAAITASQAKSAFLANMSHEIRTPMSGVIGMSEVLLNTRLTDEQHKMTCIIRDSAQTQLGILNDILDFSKIEAGRLDLSIESFTIADVVEKTCAMLTGQARQKGVTLRHDVDAHIPRALEGDALRVRQILTNFTTNAIKFSSGLDRAGDVEVVARQVGEASDPVWVELSVRDNGIGMDAATLERVFHPFTQADAATARKYGGTGLGLVISTRLAEVMGGEIRVDSTPDVGSTFTARLPFPRADATPLTIAADAQDRPPPQATILSRAEAIAQGQLILVAEDNVTNQEVIRQQLTLLGYPCDLAPDGRAAFSQWLSGDYGLVLSDLHMPHLDGYQLAQAIRVEEGKRGAGRTPILALTANVLKGEAERCQAAGMDVYLAKPVSLPDLQAALDHWLPKPLLGRASAFSIMLLDDDTFMHDLISSMLEELGYDDVSCYETGESALAMLDQSTEKPDAILLDINMPGMDGIEFVEQLMQRQYSGCLILVSGEDEMMLRATEKLAQEVHLSVVGSVQKPPLPQRLADLLGRCRARHAPSTPTAATVVRKSYDAAALRTAIANSELVNYYQPKVALPGGEWIGVETLVRWQHPEDGLVFPDQFIPVAEASGIIGDVTRAVLKESIRQAQLWRDEGFALQVAVNVSMEDLTDMAFADFVIEQAASHNVLPQAIVLEVTEGRLMQDLATALHVLTRLRLKRFRLSIDDFGTGHSSLAQLRDLPFDELKIDRSFTHNAGKDARLKAIFTASLDMAKQLHMEVVVEGVEDEEDWAFLLTTSSQIAQGYFISRPLPAEALLHWYEQWRKRQ
- a CDS encoding PAS domain S-box protein, whose product is MRNRHQTESANRLMIQTVWPFVVIIVILLGSMIFSLDIMSSMRAFVGGESMWSKGQKQAHISLVAYIYSYSETDYQDFLKAIAIPMGDRKARIALDKAEPDVKTAFEGFVEGGNHSEDIPGMIRLYRYFGKTPLLEETIRFWAEGDVHIAKLNSLGHRLYQEITAGDWNRADMFKAIHALNSINQEVTPFEDAFSTSIAAVSHQVEQVIAALLLGLTTLLTTLGLYFSRRLASQRQASMRAERQEADKNRTFLHNASDGIHIVDTDGDITEVSDSFCAMLGYERDEAIGMNLTQVEVLRNQDEIANLMRHIIERNTRFQIDTIHRRKDGSLLDVELSVMPVILDEQVFLFSSTRDITARKQAEAALQESRNLLQAVIDHVPMRVFWKDRTLRYLGCNPAFARDAGKHDPSELIGKDDYQMGWATEADLYRADDQEVIDSGIPQINYEEPQTTPDGRTIWLRTSKVPLTTINNKVIGVLGIYENITETKRLHDELVQHRAHLEELVEARTAELKRVHQNIADTQYAMDKVGIGITWADFATGRFTYSNPYAAECLGYTPEELCQLTVSDIDSHFPAECYREIREQIKQQSYIQFETAQRAKDGHLIPVEMTIYYQAAKDSSGPRFIAFQTDISTRKEAEQALVDAKEAAEAANLAKSLFLANMSHEIRTPMNGVIGMTGVLLNTRLTDEQRKMAQVIHDSAQTQLSILNDILDFSKIEAGKLKCSIEPFALAEVVEKTCATLAEQARLKGVTLRHTVDAHIPPALEGDALRVRQILSNFLSNAIKFSSGLGRTGNVEVVARRADGEGGRVWIELAVRDNGIGMDAQTQERVFHPFAQADASTTRQYGGTGLGLVISARLAEAMGGEIRVESTPGAGSTFTARLPFPCADEAPLAAATDAQNRPPPQITVLNRAEAIVQGRLILVAEDNATNQEVIQQQLALLGYPCDLAPDGRAAFRQWLTGDYALVLSDLHMPHLDGYQLAQAIRREEAQRRNGHIPILALTANVLQDETERCQASGMDGYLAKPVPLSQLREQLIHWLPAAANPRPASRTAEMPASAEATEETEDAGELPVFDPGILIQMVGDKSAIHRRLLEKFQVTAQAQAERLHAAVAEGDAAAVSQIAHSLKSNARAIGALQLGDLCEKLEQAGKAGDLTALQVQQDVFDSAFERASKTIDAFHPDQ